The sequence AGCTGGAAGGGCGGCACGTAGGACGGCACGTCGTTCATGCGGCCGCGCATGTAGGGGTCCACGGAGATGAACTCGTTCTCGACGCGGACCTCGCCGTCCTGCAGGTCGGGGAGGTCGACCTCCACGCGGCGGACGTCGTCGGGGGTGGGCTCGCCGGTGGGGCGCTTCGCCAGCTGCCACTGGATGCTGCGTGCAGACATGGGTCTCCTTCGTTCTCGGGTGCGGGCGGTCGGACGGCCGGCCCGCGGCGCTCGTGGCGCGGCCCCACCCTTCCACCGCCCGCTGGATGCCGCACCCAGCGAGCCGTGGCCTCGGGGCGGGACGGCCGGGCGCGTCGCCCCGCACCCGGCCGCCGTCCGGCGCGGCTCCCCGCTGCGGCTACGCGGGGGACGCGGCGCCGCGCTCGGCGACGTGCGCGGCCAGCACGTCCCGGACGGTCGTCCACGCGTGCTCGCCGAACCGCTCGCGGTCGACGTGGAGGAGCTCCGCCTCGCCGCTGTACATGCTCACGAGGTACTGCATCCCCTGCCAGGCCGGGAACGTCTCCTGCTCGTCGCGCGCGACGCGGCGCATGGCCTTGCTGGCCGTCGAGAGGACGCCGGTGGATCCCGCCCACTGGAGGGCGAAGGGCGTCCCGGTGAGCTCGGTCATGGTCCGCGCGATGTCGCGCGCCGTGACCCGATCGCCCGCGACCTCGACCACGCGGGGCGCGTCGTCGTCGAGCGCGACGAGCGCCGTCACGCGGGCCGTGTCGTCCTTGGAGGTGAAGTCGAGCACCTGGTCCGCCGACGACCAGTAGAGGACGCGGCGGCGGTCGAACAGCACGATGGGCGCCTGCCCCGTGAGCATGTCCGCGAAGGCGCCGATGAGCACCGAGGTGGCGCGCACGGGGGCCGCGTCGACGTCGGCCGCGAACTCGCGCCGCAGCTCGAAGTTGCGGTTGCTGCCGGGCGTGACCCGGCGGTAGTCGGCGGAGTAGTCCGAGGGGATGAAGCGCGGCACCCCGGCCTCGACGGTCGCCGCGAGGAGCGCGCGCTGCGCCCCCACGATCACGGCGCGGGCCCCGCTGACGGCGGAGACGACGACGCGCGCGCCGGCGACCGCGCGGATCAGCCCGGCCCGGTCGGTGTAGGCGGCCTCGACGACCTCGACGCGCGGGTCGTCGCCCCACGCCTGGGCGGCCGCGGTGCTGCCGGGCCGGGTGAGGACGCGGACGCGCGCGCCGACGGCGAGCAGCTCGCGGACGATGCGGCGGCCGATGTCGCCCGTCGCGCCGGCGACGACGACGGGGGCGGATGCGGGGGAAGCGGGGATCGGGGTGCTCATGCGGGTTCTCCATCTGGGGTGGTGCGGCGCGCCGGGCGGCGCGAGCGGTGGGGGGCGGCGACGGGCTGCTCGAGCCGCGCGACGTCGGGGTGGCCGGTGCCGGCGCCTTCCGCGTCGCCGGTGCCGAGGGCGACGCGCGCGAGGAGGCGACGGAGCGCCGTGCGCTCGTCGGGCGCGAGGTCGCGCATCAGGGCCTCCTCCACGTCGTGGAGCGCGATGCGAGCCGACCCGAGGAGGGCGCGTCCGGAGTCGGTCGCGACGACCTGCCGGATCCGCCGGTCGCTCGGGTGGGGCTGCCGCTCGACGTGCCCGCCCGCGGCGAGCGCGTCGATCACGTACGTCATCTGCGTCTTGTCGATGCCGAGCCGCTGCGCGAGCGCGAGCTGCGACGACGGCTCCTCCGTGGTGATCGCGACGAGCACCTGGTACCCGCGTGGGCCGCCCGGCACGTCGGCGACGGCGGTCTGCGCGGTGCGGACGAAGCCCTGGTAGACGGCCTGGATGGACCAGCCGAACTGCGTCTCGATGCCGCCGGAGCCCCAGTCGATGCCCGAGGCGTCCACGTCGGGATCGGCGCGGTGGCGGTCGCGGTGCGCGGCGGAGGAGGTCATGCCGAGATCATATGTCGAAGAGATCGTCTTGTGCAAAGATCATCTCCGAGCGCAGGCATCGGCCGCGCCCCCTCCACCGATCGGAGCCGCGCATGAGCGCCATCACCCCCTTCCACCTCGACGTCCCGCAGGCTGACCTCGACGACCTCCGCCGTCGGCTCCTCGCCACGCGCTGGCCCGAGCCGGAGACCGTCGGCGACACGTCGCAGGGCCCGCAGCTCGCCCGCATGCGCCGGTTCGTCGACCGCTGGGCGGACGGCTACGACTGGCGCCGCACGGAGGCGCTCCTGAACGCGTGGGGCCAGCACACGACCGAGGTCGACGGCCTCGACATCCACTTCCTGCACGTCCGCTCCCCCGAGCCGGGCGCGCGCCCGCTGATCCTCACGCACGGCTGGCCGGGCTCCGTCCTCGAGTTCCGGCACGCGATCGGCCCGCTCACGGATCCCGTCGCGCACGGCGGATCCGCCGAGGACGCCTTCCACCTGGTGATCCCGAGCCTCCCGGGCTTCGGCTTCTCGGGGAAGCCCGCGGCCACCGGCTGGGACGCGGCCCGCACCGCCCGCGCCTGGTCGGAGCTCATGCAACGGCTCGGCTACGACGCCTGGTACGCGCAGGGCGGCGACCTCGGCGCGACCGTCACGTCCGAGCTCGCGGCGCTCGAGGCCGCGGAGGGCATCGGGCTCCGCGCGATCCACCTGAACATGGCGCCCTTCATGCCGACGGACGACGAGATGCGCGACGCCACCGACGAGGAGCGGCGGATGATGGCGGAGACCGGCCGCTACTGGCAGGAGTTCTCCGGCTACTCGCAGATGATGTCGACCCGGCCGCAGACGGTGGGCTACGCGCTCCAGGACTCCCCCGTCGGCCTCGCCGCGTGGATCTACGCGATGTTCCAGGACGTCGGCGGATCCCACGACGAGCACGGCGACGCGGAGGCCCTCTTCCCGCTCGACGAGATGATCGACGACGTGATGCTGCACTGGCTGCCCGGCACGGCGGCCTCCGCGGCCCGCTTCTACTGGGAGTCGGCACGCGGCGGCTGGGCGACGCCCGGCACCGTCGAGGAGCCGATCACGGTGCCGACCGGGCTCAGCGTCATGCCGGGCGAGTACGTGCGCCGCTCGCGCCGCTGGGCCGAGCGCCGCTACGCCGACCTCGTGCTCTTCCACGAGGTCGAGCGCGGCGGGCACTTCGCGCTGCTCGAGCAGCCGGGGCCGCTGGTGGACGACATCCGGGCGACGTTCCGCGGGCGCTGATCCCGGCGGGGGCGGCGACCGCTGATCAGCCGCCGAACGGGCGCAGCGACACCGACTCGAGCGTGCCGTCGCGGGTCTGGTCGACGACGAGGCGCACGGCGCGCGCGACGGAGGCGGGCTCGAGGTAGCGCGCCTCGTCGTACTCGCCGCCCTCCTTGGCGCGGAGCTCGCGCTGCATGTCGGTGGCGACGCGGCCCGGGTGCACGCTCGAGACGCGCACGCCGTGCGGCCGCTCCTCCTCGCGAAGGGCGTCGCCGAGGGCGCGGAGGGCGAACTTGGATCCCGCGTAGACGCCGCCCGTGGGGTTGGCCGTGAAGCCGGATCCGGAGTTGACGAGCACGACCTGGCCCTTCGCCGCCCGGAGCGCGGGGAGGAGCACGCGGGTCACCTCGGCGACGGCGAAGACGTTGACCTCGAAGACGCGGCGCCACTCGTCGACGGGCGTCTCGGACACGGCGTCGCCGCCGATCACGCCGGCGGAGTGGACGAGCACGTCGAGGCGGTCGAGCTCGGGCACGAGGTCGGCGAGGCCGCCCCCGGCGAGGTCGGCGGCCCAGCCGACGGCGTCCGGCAGGGAGGCGGCGAGCGCGTCGACGGCGGCGCGGTCGCGGCCGTGGACGATGACGCGGTGCGTGCGCGCGAGGTCCTCGGCGACGGCGCGGCCGATGCCGCGGGTGGCCCCGGTGACGAGGGCGACGGGGCGGGCGTGGTCGGTCATGGATCCTCCTGGGTCGCGGTCCTCCAGGCTATCGACGGCGTCCGGCCGCCCCGTCGGGAGCAGCCGGGAGCATGACGTAGCGTGAGGGGGTCCGCCGCCGAGCGGCCCGCCGCCCGAGAGGATCCGCCCGTGCATGCCCGCTTCCCCGCCAGCCTCGAGGTGCTGCGCCAGGAGGCCCGCGACGAGCTGGACGCCGTGATAGAGCACCGCTGCCGGAACGGCGACGACCCGTGGGAGGTCATCCCGCAGCTGCCGACGGTCGACGAGCACGTCGTCGCGACCCTCCGGCAGGACGCGCTCGAGGCCGACGGCATGGCCGAGGAGCTGGCGCGCGTCCGCCATCCGTCGACCGCTCCCGGCGTGGTCGCGCGCTTCGAGTACCGGCTGCTGCGCGGCATCGCGCTCGAGCACCCGGACCTCTCGCGCGCGGTCTGGACGCTCATCGGCCGCATGGAGCGCGACCTCCGCCGACGCGCCTGAAGAGGTGGTCAGCGCTGCATTCGCCGTCGGCGATCGTCTTGGCACTCCCCTGCGTCGAGTGCTAATCTCGACGTAGTTGAGCCGAGGGGGCTCAACCCACAGATCATCAGAGGAGTCGAGCATGAACATGACCTTCGATCCGTTCCGCGAGCTGGACCGCGCCATGGGCGCCCTGGCCGAGACCCGCCAGCCCAACCGGCCCATGCCGATCGACCTGCACCGCGAGGGCGACACCTACGTGCTGGCCGCCGACCTGCCCGGCATCGACCCGGGATCCGTCGACATCGACGTGGACGGCCAGCTGCTGACCATCCGCGCGGAGCGCACGCTGGCGGGCGACCAGGACGTCCGCTGGCTCGCACGGGAGCGCGTCGCCGGCACCTTCCTCCGCCAGCTGACGCTCGGCCAGGGCATCGACACCGAGCGCATCTCGGCGCACTACGCCAACGGCGTGCTCAGCGTCACCATCCCGGTGAGCGAGCGGGCGAAGCCCCGCAAGATCCAGGTGACCTCCGACGAGCCGCAGGGCCAGGAGGGCCGCACGCTGAAGGTCGAGCAGGCCGCGCCCGTCGCGAGCTGATCCGACCGGCGCCCGGTGGCGCCACCACGACGAGGAGCCGTCGTCCGCGAGAGCGGGCGGCGGCTCCTCGTGCGTCCGGGCTCAGCCGATGCGCGGGCTCAGACGATGTGCGGCCGCAGCCCCGCGTGGATCGCGAGCGGGTTCCGCAGCGAGCCGTGGACCTGCATCACGGGCGCCTGCAGGTCGACCATGCGCAGGTTGTCGCGCAGCTGCAGCCGGTTGAGGCACGAGCGGTCGAACGACGGCGTGAACAGGTCGAACCGGGAGAAGCGCTCCGCGAGCTCCGGGTGCGCGCGCTCGTGGTCGGCGAGCGCCTCGGCCGCCACGCGCCAGAGGCCGTCGGGGCCGAGGTCGTCGCGGTCGGCGACGAGCGCCGCCGCGAAGCGCAGGAAGCCGTCCATCACGTCGGTGAAGACCGTGAGGGTGCGCTCGCCCTCGGGGATGTCGAGGCGGATCCGCCGCACGTCCTCCGGCAGCTCGCGCTCCAGGTCGAAGAGGGCGACCTCCTCGGCGATGTCCTTCATCAGCACGCGCACGACGACGTGGTCGCGGAGCACGAGGATCACGTTCTCGCCGTGCGGCATGAACGCGAGGTCGTGCGCGATGAGCGCGTGCGTGAGCGGCACGAGGTACGCGTCCAGCCAGCGGCGGATCCACGCGGCCGCGCCGATCCCCGACGCGTCGATGAGCTCCCCCAGCACCGTCTTCCCGTGCGCGTCGACGTGCAGCAGGCTCGTCATGCTCATCAGCCGCTCGCCCTCGGCGAGGCCGGGTACGGGCGACTCCCGCCAGAGCGCGGACAGCATCTTGCCGTGGGGGTGGCCGGGCGGCAGGGCCGCGTCGACCCGGGCGTCGCGCACGCCGACGGAGGCGACCTCCCGCAGGATCCCGAAGCCGAGGCGCGCGAACTCCCCGTCGCCCGCCACCAGCGCGTGCACCCAGTCGTTGATCGCCGGGGTCACCGCCATGTACGCCGGCGAGAGGCCGCGCGTGAATCCCATGTTGAGGATCGACAGCGACGTCTTCACGTAGCAGCGCTCCGGGGTCGTGCGGTTGGCCCACGTGCGGATCGACTGCTGGGCCCCGTACTCGTCGTCGCCCGTGCCGAGCAGCACGATGTCGCGACGGGCTACGAGGCCCGCGAAGGTCACCGTGACGACGTTCTCCCACTGCCACGGGTGCACCGGCACGAGGATCCGCTCCGCCGGGTCGATGCCGAGCTCCGCCATGCGCGCGCGGAAGCGGGCCCGGGCGGATCCCCCGAGCTCCGCGTCGAGGAAGGCCTCCCGGTCGAGGCCGTCGATGGCGGCGAAGTGCGCGAGGCGCTCGTGCACGGCGAGCCAGAGGATCCGCACGTCCTCCCCCGCCTCGGGCGCGTACCGGTCGTGGTCGTCGAGGTCGAAGCCGATGCGGCCGTTGGTCGCGACGAAGCAGGGATGGCCCTCGTCCATCGTCGACTCGACCTCGGCGTAGGACGCGGTGAGGAGCCCGCGCGCGTCCGGCACGTCGCGCAGGCGCGAGAACGCGGCGGCCGACAGCGTGCTCTGGATCTCGTCGAGGTAGACGGGCAGGACCTCGTCGGTGATCCCGAGGCGGTCGCGGAGGTCGAGCACGAGGTCGGTCGCGTCGAGCTCCGCGGGCTCCCCGTCGACCGTGCGGCGGATGCTCGCCTCGTCGACGTCCCAGTGGTCGAGCTCGAGGACGCGCGCGCGGTAGGCGTAGCGGCTCCGGCCGTCGGCGCTCGCGACGCGGTACGGGGCCCAGTCCGCCGGGTCGTGGGGGCGGCGGGGCTCGCCGGGCAGCAGCTCCGGTTCCACGCGCTCGGGCGCGATGAGCAGCTCGTGGGCGAACTCGGCGAGCGCCTTGCGCACGAGGTGGCGGGTGGCGGCGGCCCAGACGTCGGGGCGGAGGTGGTCGGCGCGGTGGACGCTCGGATCCGGCTCGACGGCAGCGGGTGCCGCGGGGACGGGCGTCCCGGGCGTCGCGGCCGCGGCGCGATCGGCGCCGGCGGGGCGGAGCCGCTCGGTGGGGCGGTCGCGGCCGGTCGCGGGGTCGTGGGTCAGGGTCATCGGATGTCCGTCCGTCGGAGGGGTGTGCGGGAGGAGGGCGTCGTCGCGGTCGACGACGCTGAGGAGCGCGTGCTTCGTGCCGAGGTCGACGACGCGGAGCGGCCGGAAGCCGACGAGCTCGTTGAGGCGCTGGATCCGGGCGTTGCGGACGTCCGGCTCGACGACCAGGCGCCGCACGGCCGGATCCCGCAGCAGGTGCGCGACCACGTGCCGCATGACCGCCGTCGTGAAGCCCGGCAGCGGATCGCCGGAGGGCGGGGCCACCAGCAGGTGCATCCCGCGGTCGCCGGGGAGCGGATCCAGGTGCGCGCCGATGGGGTCGTCGGCCGGGTCGTAGGCCTCGACGAGGAACGCGGGCATTCCGTCGTGGAGGCCGATCCAGGCCTCGCGCGCCGGATCCGCGACGATCGACGCGTACTCGGCCCGCACCTCCTCGAGCGTCGCGTGCTCCATCTGCCAGAAACGGGCGCGGGGTGCGGTGACCCACGCGTGCACGAGGGCGGCGTCGGCGTCCGGGTCGAGCGGGCGCATCGCGAGCGGGTAGGCGGGCGCCTCGACGGCGGGCGCGGGCGCGCTCACGCGAGCACCCCCGATCCGGCGGCCGGCGCGCCGTCGGGCAGCCCGAACTCCTGGAACGCGATCCGCTCCTCCACCGGGTAGGGCTCCCGCCCCGTGATCGCGCGCAGGATCCGCGAGTTCCGGTGCGCGGTCATCCCGAGGTCGGGCGCGACGAAGCCGTGCGTGTGCACCTCCGCGTTCTGCACGAAGAGCGTGCCGTCGTCGTCGACCGTGTGCTCGCGCGCCACGTCGAGCCGGCCGCGCGCGTCGCGGTGCACGCGGTCGCCGAGCCCGTCGAGGATCCGCGGGGCCCGTGCGTCGTAGCCGCTCGCCATGATCACCGCGCCCGTCGGCCACTCGCGCTCCGCGCCCGTCTCCGCGTGCCGCAGCCCGAGGACCGCGCCGCCGTCCGCGGTCGGGCGCGCCGACACGACCTCCGCGTTGGTGAGCAGGCGGGTGGGCACGCCGGATCCCGCGTCGCCGCCGGCCGCGAGCCGCCCCTCCGCCCGCAGCGCGTCGAACGCGAGCCGCTTCCGGTACAGCGTGTGGAACACGTCGGCGATCAGCTCCGAGTCGATCCCCTTGTAGAGGTTCCGCTGATCGCGCAGCAGCACGTCGCGCGCATCCGCGGGCAGGCCGAAGAAGTGGTCGCTGTACTCCGGGCTCGTCATCTCGAGCGTGAGGCGCGTGTACTCGAGCGGGAAGAACCGCGGCGAGCGCGTGATCCAGTCGAGCCGGTAGCCGCGGGAGTCCACGTCCTCGAGGAGGTCGCGGTAGATCTCCGCGGCGCTCTGCCCGCTGCCGACCACCGTGATCGCGTCCCGCTCCTGCAGCGCGTCCTTGGCGCCGAGGTAGCCGGAGCTGTGCACGACGCCCGGCAGGTCGCGGACGGCCTCGGGGAGCCACGGCGGCGTGCCGACGCCGACCACCAGGTTCCGCCCGCGGTGCACGTGCGCGGTGCCCGCCGCGTCGACCGACTCGACGACGTACGCGCCGCAGGACTCGTCGAAGGAGATCGCCCGCACGTCGCGATCGAGCTCGATCCCCCGCGCGCGCTCGGCCGCCCACCGGCAGTACGCGACGTACTCGCTGCGCAGCACGAAGAAGTCCTCGCGGATGTAGAAGGAGTACAGCCGCCCGGTGTCCTTGAGGTACGCGAGGAACGAGAACCGCGAGGTCGGATCCGCGAGCGTCACGAGGTCGGCGAGGAACGGCGTCTGCAGGTGCGCGGTCGGCAGCATCATGCCGGGGTGCCAGTCGAAGCGGGGCTTCCGCTCGAGCACGACGAGGTCGAGGTCGAGCGGATCCGCGAGGCAGGCGAGGCCGAGGTTCGCGGGGCCGAGGCCGATCGCGACGACGTCGTGGACGCGGTCGGGGGCGGAGGCGGCGCTCATCGGCCGGCCTCCGCGGCGGTCGCGCGCGCCGCCTCGTCCAGACCGGCGTCGAGCGCGTCGCCCGCCTCCACGACCATCCCCAGGATCTCGGCGATGTGCGCGTCGGTGGTCGCCGGGTTGAGCAGCGTGAGCTTGAGGTGCGCGCGGCCGTCCACGCGGGTGGCCGCGACCATCGCCCGGCCGGAGTCCTGGATCGCCTGGCGGATGCCGCGGTTGACGGCGTCGGAGCGCACCCCCGCGTCCGGCCCCGCGCATCCGTCCCGCTCCCCCGCCGGCACGTACCGGAACACGAGCGTGCTGATCTCGGGCCGCACCACCACGTCGAGCGCCGGATCCCGCCGCAGCGCCGACCACGTGCGGTCGGCCAGCGCGATCACGTCGTCGAGCATCCGCCCCACCCCGTCGGCGCCCACCGTCCGCAGCGTGAGCCAGAGCTTCAGGGCGTCGAAGCGCCGCGTGGTCTGCAGCGACTTGTCGACCTGGTTCGGGATCTCCTCGTGCGCGCGGTCCGCCGGGTTCAGGTAGTCGGCGTGCAGGGTCGCGTGCCGGAGCGTGCGGCCGTCGCGCACGATCAGGGCGCTGGAGCTCACCGGCTGGAAGAAGGTCTTGTGGTAGTCGACGGTCACGGAGTCGGCCCGCTCGATCCCGTCGAGCAGGTGCCGGTGCCGGAGGGAGGTGAGGAGCCCGCCGCCGTACGCCGCGTCGACGTGCAGCCAGATCCCCTCGCGCCGGCAGACGTTGCCGATCGCGGGCAGCGGGTCGACGCTGCCGAAGTCGGTGGTGCCGGCGGTCGCGACCACGGCGACGGGCAGGAGCCCTGCCGCGTAGCAGCGCGCGAGCTCCCGCTCGAGGGCGTCGACGCGCATCCGCTTGGCATCGTCCGCGGGCACGCGGATGACCGCGTCGGGGGCGAGGCCGAGGATCCGGGCGCTCTTCTCGACGCTGAAGTGGCCGACGTCGCTCACGAGGATCCGCATCCGCTGCCGGTCGGCCATCGCCAGGCCGTGCACGGCCGCCGCCTCGTCGCGGGCGACGAGCAGCGCCTGCAGGTTCGATTGACTGCCGCCGCTCGTGAAGACGCCGTCCGCGTCGTCGCCGAGGCCCGCGCGGCCCGCGGTCCAGTCGACGAGGGCGCGCTCGATGAGGGTCGCGCCCGCGCTCTGGTCCCACGTGTCCATCGACGTGTTGACGCTCGAGAGGATGAGCTCGCCCGCGATGGCCGGGATGAGGATCGGGCAGTTGAGGTGCGCGACGTACGACGGGTCGTGGAACCAGACGGCGTCGCGGAGGTACAGGTCGTCGAGCTCGTCGAGCGCGTCGTCGAGGCCGCCGAGCGGGCGGTCCAGGTCGAGCCCGGCGAAGGACCCGCGGAGGCGGTCGGGCGTGATGCCGGTGAACGGGCCGTCGGCACGCCGGGCGGCCGTGCGCACGTGGGCGGCGGCGGCGCGGAGGGCGGCGTCCCAGCCGGGGAGCGAGCGGTCGGAGAACAGCTCGGCGGCGGGATCGGCGTCGGCCGCGAGCGGGTCGGCGCGGGAGTCGGCGAGCGTCTGGTCGGACGGGAGGGCGGCGTGCGGGGAGAGGGTCATGGGTCCTTCGTCGGTTCGATGGGGAGCCGTGTCCGGGTCACGAGCGTCAGGATCTGTTAGGCAAGGCTCACCTAATATGGGGGCGCTCGGACGGGAACGCAACCCGGCCGACGCCGACTCGCGGGGACCCTCCGCGAGGCGGTAGCGCGACCCCGATTCGGGGGCGCGAATGCCCGGGTCGCGTCGCCGGGCGACTCGTAGGGTGGGGGCATGAGCGACCGAGACGACCCCACCGACGGCATCCGCACCGGGCGCGGGCCCGGCGATCCCGACGGGCTGGTGACCGTGGACGACGTGGTCGGCGGCGACGACTCCCCCACCGGCGTGGGCGACGCGGTCCGCCAGCCCGACGGCACCGGCTATGGGCATGCGGAGGAGGACTCCCTCGAGGTCGAGGACGCGGATCCCGCGAGCGCCGCCTACCCCGAGGTCCCCGACAACCGGGCCGTCACCGCCGCCGACTCGCACATGAGCGCGCCCGCCGACGACGCCGCGGGCCACGTCGACCCCGAGGGCCGCTGACGTGACGGATCCCGCCGCCGCCCCGCGCCACCCGCTCGCCGAGGCCGCGCCCATCGACGCCGACTCGGTCGCCGAGCGCGCGGAGGCGGCGGAGGAGGACGCCCGCGAGGACGCACCCGACCCGTTCGGCGAGGGGCCCGACGACCAGTGATCCGCCCCCGGACACGCGGCGACGACGCGCTCCGGACACGACACATGAGCGTTGCCTGAGCGCCACCACACAGCTCTCGGGGCCGAGCGTAGCGTCGGATGCATGGACACCGACGACCCGCGCCTCCAGCCCGCGGACACCTCAGACACCGACCAGGACAAGGACTTCATCTCGCCCAGCGAGGACGACACGCGCGTCAAGCAGGAGCAGCAGATCGTGGAGAGCGAGGGCGTCTCCGACGACGTGCCCGCCGCCGCGGACGACGTGCAGGTGCTCCCCGGCTCGGGCGGACCGGACGACGTCGGCGAGATCGACGTGGATCCCGACGAGCTCAACCTCAGCGGCGACTCGATCCCCGGCCAC is a genomic window of Clavibacter capsici containing:
- a CDS encoding lysine N(6)-hydroxylase/L-ornithine N(5)-oxygenase family protein encodes the protein MSAASAPDRVHDVVAIGLGPANLGLACLADPLDLDLVVLERKPRFDWHPGMMLPTAHLQTPFLADLVTLADPTSRFSFLAYLKDTGRLYSFYIREDFFVLRSEYVAYCRWAAERARGIELDRDVRAISFDESCGAYVVESVDAAGTAHVHRGRNLVVGVGTPPWLPEAVRDLPGVVHSSGYLGAKDALQERDAITVVGSGQSAAEIYRDLLEDVDSRGYRLDWITRSPRFFPLEYTRLTLEMTSPEYSDHFFGLPADARDVLLRDQRNLYKGIDSELIADVFHTLYRKRLAFDALRAEGRLAAGGDAGSGVPTRLLTNAEVVSARPTADGGAVLGLRHAETGAEREWPTGAVIMASGYDARAPRILDGLGDRVHRDARGRLDVAREHTVDDDGTLFVQNAEVHTHGFVAPDLGMTAHRNSRILRAITGREPYPVEERIAFQEFGLPDGAPAAGSGVLA
- a CDS encoding pyridoxal phosphate-dependent decarboxylase family protein, encoding MTLSPHAALPSDQTLADSRADPLAADADPAAELFSDRSLPGWDAALRAAAAHVRTAARRADGPFTGITPDRLRGSFAGLDLDRPLGGLDDALDELDDLYLRDAVWFHDPSYVAHLNCPILIPAIAGELILSSVNTSMDTWDQSAGATLIERALVDWTAGRAGLGDDADGVFTSGGSQSNLQALLVARDEAAAVHGLAMADRQRMRILVSDVGHFSVEKSARILGLAPDAVIRVPADDAKRMRVDALERELARCYAAGLLPVAVVATAGTTDFGSVDPLPAIGNVCRREGIWLHVDAAYGGGLLTSLRHRHLLDGIERADSVTVDYHKTFFQPVSSSALIVRDGRTLRHATLHADYLNPADRAHEEIPNQVDKSLQTTRRFDALKLWLTLRTVGADGVGRMLDDVIALADRTWSALRRDPALDVVVRPEISTLVFRYVPAGERDGCAGPDAGVRSDAVNRGIRQAIQDSGRAMVAATRVDGRAHLKLTLLNPATTDAHIAEILGMVVEAGDALDAGLDEAARATAAEAGR
- a CDS encoding GNAT family N-acetyltransferase; translation: MSAPAPAVEAPAYPLAMRPLDPDADAALVHAWVTAPRARFWQMEHATLEEVRAEYASIVADPAREAWIGLHDGMPAFLVEAYDPADDPIGAHLDPLPGDRGMHLLVAPPSGDPLPGFTTAVMRHVVAHLLRDPAVRRLVVEPDVRNARIQRLNELVGFRPLRVVDLGTKHALLSVVDRDDALLPHTPPTDGHPMTLTHDPATGRDRPTERLRPAGADRAAAATPGTPVPAAPAAVEPDPSVHRADHLRPDVWAAATRHLVRKALAEFAHELLIAPERVEPELLPGEPRRPHDPADWAPYRVASADGRSRYAYRARVLELDHWDVDEASIRRTVDGEPAELDATDLVLDLRDRLGITDEVLPVYLDEIQSTLSAAAFSRLRDVPDARGLLTASYAEVESTMDEGHPCFVATNGRIGFDLDDHDRYAPEAGEDVRILWLAVHERLAHFAAIDGLDREAFLDAELGGSARARFRARMAELGIDPAERILVPVHPWQWENVVTVTFAGLVARRDIVLLGTGDDEYGAQQSIRTWANRTTPERCYVKTSLSILNMGFTRGLSPAYMAVTPAINDWVHALVAGDGEFARLGFGILREVASVGVRDARVDAALPPGHPHGKMLSALWRESPVPGLAEGERLMSMTSLLHVDAHGKTVLGELIDASGIGAAAWIRRWLDAYLVPLTHALIAHDLAFMPHGENVILVLRDHVVVRVLMKDIAEEVALFDLERELPEDVRRIRLDIPEGERTLTVFTDVMDGFLRFAAALVADRDDLGPDGLWRVAAEALADHERAHPELAERFSRFDLFTPSFDRSCLNRLQLRDNLRMVDLQAPVMQVHGSLRNPLAIHAGLRPHIV
- a CDS encoding epoxide hydrolase family protein, with translation MSAITPFHLDVPQADLDDLRRRLLATRWPEPETVGDTSQGPQLARMRRFVDRWADGYDWRRTEALLNAWGQHTTEVDGLDIHFLHVRSPEPGARPLILTHGWPGSVLEFRHAIGPLTDPVAHGGSAEDAFHLVIPSLPGFGFSGKPAATGWDAARTARAWSELMQRLGYDAWYAQGGDLGATVTSELAALEAAEGIGLRAIHLNMAPFMPTDDEMRDATDEERRMMAETGRYWQEFSGYSQMMSTRPQTVGYALQDSPVGLAAWIYAMFQDVGGSHDEHGDAEALFPLDEMIDDVMLHWLPGTAASAARFYWESARGGWATPGTVEEPITVPTGLSVMPGEYVRRSRRWAERRYADLVLFHEVERGGHFALLEQPGPLVDDIRATFRGR
- a CDS encoding Hsp20/alpha crystallin family protein, whose translation is MNMTFDPFRELDRAMGALAETRQPNRPMPIDLHREGDTYVLAADLPGIDPGSVDIDVDGQLLTIRAERTLAGDQDVRWLARERVAGTFLRQLTLGQGIDTERISAHYANGVLSVTIPVSERAKPRKIQVTSDEPQGQEGRTLKVEQAAPVAS
- a CDS encoding SDR family oxidoreductase → MTDHARPVALVTGATRGIGRAVAEDLARTHRVIVHGRDRAAVDALAASLPDAVGWAADLAGGGLADLVPELDRLDVLVHSAGVIGGDAVSETPVDEWRRVFEVNVFAVAEVTRVLLPALRAAKGQVVLVNSGSGFTANPTGGVYAGSKFALRALGDALREEERPHGVRVSSVHPGRVATDMQRELRAKEGGEYDEARYLEPASVARAVRLVVDQTRDGTLESVSLRPFGG
- a CDS encoding NmrA family NAD(P)-binding protein yields the protein MSTPIPASPASAPVVVAGATGDIGRRIVRELLAVGARVRVLTRPGSTAAAQAWGDDPRVEVVEAAYTDRAGLIRAVAGARVVVSAVSGARAVIVGAQRALLAATVEAGVPRFIPSDYSADYRRVTPGSNRNFELRREFAADVDAAPVRATSVLIGAFADMLTGQAPIVLFDRRRVLYWSSADQVLDFTSKDDTARVTALVALDDDAPRVVEVAGDRVTARDIARTMTELTGTPFALQWAGSTGVLSTASKAMRRVARDEQETFPAWQGMQYLVSMYSGEAELLHVDRERFGEHAWTTVRDVLAAHVAERGAASPA
- a CDS encoding MarR family winged helix-turn-helix transcriptional regulator; translation: MTSSAAHRDRHRADPDVDASGIDWGSGGIETQFGWSIQAVYQGFVRTAQTAVADVPGGPRGYQVLVAITTEEPSSQLALAQRLGIDKTQMTYVIDALAAGGHVERQPHPSDRRIRQVVATDSGRALLGSARIALHDVEEALMRDLAPDERTALRRLLARVALGTGDAEGAGTGHPDVARLEQPVAAPHRSRRPARRTTPDGEPA